Proteins found in one Takifugu flavidus isolate HTHZ2018 chromosome 7, ASM371156v2, whole genome shotgun sequence genomic segment:
- the atp13a3 gene encoding polyamine-transporting ATPase 13A3 isoform X1, which produces MEKEDLKILNKGGEEEMELQGYHLCRWRLVLVGLGVLCTGGFLLLLLYWMPEWCVKCTCTRTSVRDADVILLRSTDDFRHWFLARVRVMLAPGSNPFYSLDTQTTSPPSPKCPFSSLPSPSLANRNTSHPSTGSPAQELISKFVDYQPTQIRYFTFHSAKYYWNDAMQNFEVLTGMEDLQVTCSTLHSEHSAGLTRNQQEYRKLFFGVNEIAVKVPSLFKLLIKEVLNPFYIFQLFSVILWSADEYYYYAVAIVIMSVISIATSLYTIKKQYVMLHDMVATHSIVRVSVCRSNDEIEEILSTDLVPGDLMVIPSNGTIMPCDAVLVSGTCIVNESMLTGESVPVTKTNLPNPFHGDGGDEADCPYNTEEHKRHTLFCGTNVIQTRFYTGELVKAVVVRTGFSTAKGQLVRSILYPKPTDFKLYHDAYIFLFCLVGVAAIGFIYSIALSIIHEVPAKTIIIESLDIVTITVPPALPAAMTAGIVYAQRRLKNLRIFCISPQRINICGQINLVCFDKTGTLTEDGLDLWGVQRVDNGSFFLSEENAYKENLVKSQFVACMATCHSLTKIDGQLSGDPLDLKMFEATGWILEEATEEETSLHNRIMPTVVRPPKQLLPPEPVTSPEQDMELYELSSAYEIGIVRQFPFSSTLQRMSVVARLLGEKCMDAYMKGAPEVVASLCKKETVPENFAEVLEGYTKQGFRVIALAHRRLESKLTWHKVQNVNRDHLEAKMDFLGLIIMQNKLKAETAGVLHDLHKARIRTVMVTGDNMLTAISVARDCGMIPPQDTVIIADALPPHNGQTAKITWRYADKPALTTRLGEVNISLEDVCHEDALKRKERYHFAMNGKSFAVIEEHFPDMLHKLMLHGTVFARMAPDQKTQLIEILQDVDYYVGMCGDGANDCGALKRAHGGISLSELEASVASPFTSKTPNISCVPSLIREGRAALITSFCVFKFMALYSIIQYISVTLLYSILSNLGDFQFLFIDIAIILLIVFTMSLNAAWKELVSCRPPSGLISAPLLLSVITQILICLGFQIFTFLLVKQQPWYTVWEPITDVCNQSSYINKSDLNDTEVDDHNIQNFENTSIFYVSCFQYLIVAIVFSKGKPFRQPSYKNWPFVLSVASLYAFLLFIMFHPVETIDDFLDIVCVPVEWRVKLFIIILVNATVSVLVETFILDIILWKLVFTRDKQGSFDHTPAAPAPQVGFDYSRCKCLPWFCCRRKMAPKARYKRLAQELSVDPDWPPKPTTTTEAMPRPENGSSYQIMVDC; this is translated from the exons ATGGAGAAGGAAGATCTGAAGATCCTCAAcaaagggggggaggaggagatg GAGCTCCAGGGGTACCATCTGTGCCGTTGGCGCCTCGTGCTCGTAGGGCTTGGGGTACTGTGTACTGGAGGCTTCCTCCTTCTGCTGTTGTACTGGATGCCAGAATGGTGCGTTAAATGCACCTGCACTCGTACCTCGGTCCGTGATGCTGACGTTATACTGTTGCGTTCCACA gatgaCTTTCGGCACTGGTTCCTGGCCAGAGTACGAGTTATGCTGGCCCCTGGCAGCAACCCCTTCTACAGCCTGGATACCCAGaccacctcccctccttcccccaaATGCCCCTTCTCCTcactcccctctccctctctggccAACAGAAATACCTCCCACCCATCCACTGGGAGCCCTGCTCAGGAGCTCATCAGTAAATTCGTTGACTACCAGCCAACACAG ATTCGCTATTTCACCTTCCACAGTGCAAAATATTATTGGAACGATGCGATGCAGAACTTTGAGGTTTTAAC TGGTATGGAGGATTTGCAGgtcacctgctccaccctccaCTCTGAGCACAGCGCAGGCCTGACCAGGAACCAGCAAGAGTACAG gAAACTTTTCTTCGGGGTGAATGAAATTGCTGTGAAAGTGCCTTCTCTTTTCAAGCTGCTTATCAAAGAG GTCCTGAACCCTTTTTACATCTTCCAGTTGTTCAGTGTGATTTTGTGGAGTGCTGATGAGTACTACTACTATGCTGTGGCCATCGTTATCATGTCAGTCATCTCCATAGCTACCTCGCTGTACACTATCAAAAAG CAATACGTTATGCTCCATGACATGGTGGCAACTCACAGTATTGTCCGTGTGTCTGTATGCAGATCCAATGatg AAATCGAAGAGATTTTGTCTACAGATCTGGTGCCTGGTGATCTAATGGTCATTCCCAGCAATGGCACCATCATGCCCTGTGATGCTGTTTTGGTCAGCGGCACCTGCATTGTTAATGAAAGCATGCTCACAG GCGAGAGTGTTCCTGTGACAAAGACCAACCTTCCAAACCCATTTCACGGAGACGGGGGAGATGAGGCTGACTGTCCCTACAACACAGAGGAGCATAAGAGACACACACTCTTCTGCGGCACCAATGTCATCCAGACCCGCTTCTACACAGGGGAACTTGTCAAGGCTGTAGTAGTCCGCACAG GGTTCAGCACAGCCAAAGGCCAATTGGTGCGCTCCATCCTTTACCCAAAACCTACTGACTTCAAGCTGTATCACGATGCCTACATCTTCTTATTTTGTCTGGTGGGCGTGGCTGCAATAGGCTTTATATACTCCATTGCCCTCAGCATCATTCATGAG GTGCCGGCAAAAACCATCATTATTGAGTCTTTGGATATTGTCACCATCACAGTGCCACCAGCATTGCCAGCAGCTATGACAGCAGGAATTGTCTATGCACAGAGACGCCTCAAAAATCTACGAATTTTCTGCATTAGCCCACAAAGGATCAACATCTGTGGACAAATAAATCTGGTCTGCTTTGATAAG acTGGAACTCTGACAGAAGATGGATTAGACCTCTGGGGAGTCCAAAGAGTTGACAATGGCAG cttcttcctgtcagAGGAAAATGCCTACAAGGAGAATCTTGTGAAGTCCCAGTTTGTGGCTTGTATGGCCACCTGCCACTCACTCACAAAAATAGATGGCCAGCTGTCTGGAGATCCGCTGGACCTCAAAATGTTTGAGGCTACAGGCTGG ATCCTGGAAGAGGCCACAGAAGAGGAAACGTCTCTCCATAACCGCATCATGCCTACTGTAGTTCGACCCCCCAAACAGCTGTTGCCCCCAGAGCCAGTGACGTCCCCAGAGCAAGACATG GAGCTCTATGAACTCTCG TCGGCGTATGAAATAGGCATCGTCCGGCAGTTTCCATTTTCCTCGACGCTCCAGAGGATGAGTGTGGTGGCTCGTCTGCTTGGAGAGAAGTGTATGGATGCCTACATGAAAGGGGCCCCAGAGGTAGTGGCTAGCCTCTGCAAGAAAGAAACAG TGCCTGAAAATTTTGCAGAGGTTCTAGAAGGCTACACCAAGCAGGGATTCAGAGTAATAGCCTTGGCTCATCGTAGGCTTGAATCCAAATTAACCTGGCACAAAGTCCAGAATGTAAACAG GGATCACTTAGAGGCCAAAATGGATTTTCTGGGTCTGATTATCATGCAGAACAAGCTAAAGGCAGAAACAGCAGGGGTGCTGCATGACCTTCACAAAGCACGCATTCGCACAGTCATGGTAACTG GTGACAACATGCTTACAGCCATTTCTGTGGCCCGTGACTGTGGAATGATTCCTCCACAAGATACTGTGATCATCGCTgatgctcttcctcctcataaTGGGCAAACAGCTAAGATCACCTGGAGATATGCAGATAAACCAGCTTTGACAACTCGGCTGGGG GAAGTGAACATTAGTCTGGAGGATGTTTGTCATGAAGATGCACTCAAAAGAAAAGAGCGGTACCACTTTGCTATGAATGGCAAATCCTTTGCAGTAATCGAGGAGCACTTCCCTGACATGCTTCATAAG CTGATGCTGCATGGGACAGTTTTTGCTAGGATGGCTCCAGATCAGAAAACCCAGCTTATTGAAATACTGCAGGATGTAGA CTACTATGTGGGAATGTGTGGCGATGGAGCTAATGACTGTGGG GCACTAAAGAGAGCTCATGGGGGCATCtctctgtcagagctggaggcttCAGTAGCATCTCCCTTCACCTCAAAGACCCCCAACATCTCCTGTGTTCCCAGTCTTATCAG gGAGGGACGTGCTGCTCTTATCACTTCCTTCTGTGTCTTCAAGTTcatggcactgtacagcatcaTCCAATACATCAGTGTGACTCTCCTCTATTCT ATCCTCAGCAACCTTGGAGACTTTCAGTTCCTCTTCATTGATATTGCCATTATCCTCCTTATTGTTTTTACCA TGAGTCTGAATGCAGCATGGAAAGAATTGGTCTCCTGCCGCCCCCCCTCGGGTCTTATCTCAGCACCTTTGCTGCTGTCTGTGATTACACAGATCCTCATCTGTTTAGGCTTCCAGATCTTTACCTTCCTATTGGTTAAACAGCAGCCCTGGTACACAGTGTGGGAACCAATTACAGA TGTCTGCAACCAGTCATCATACATCAACAAATCTGACCTTAACGACACAGAGGTGGACGACCACAACATTCAAAACTTTGAGAACACCAGCATCTTCTACGTCTCCTGCTTCCAGTATCTTATTGTCGCCATTGTTTTCTCAAAGGGGAAACCTTTCCGACAGCCTAGCTACAAAAATT GGCCTTTTGTGCTGTCTGTTGCCAGTTTGTACGCCTTCCTGCTGTTTATCATGTTCCACCCAGTTGAAACCATCGATGATTTCTTAGAT ATTGTCTGTGTACCAGTTGAATGGAGGGTAAAACTCTTCATTATCATCTTGGTCAATGCTACTGTGTCTGTTTTGGTGGAG ACCTTCATCCTTGACATCATCTTATGGAAGCTTGTGTTCACCCGAGACAAACAGGGCAGCTTTGACCACACCCCTGCTGCTCCGGCACCACAG GTGGGCTTCGACTACTCAAGATGCAAGTGTCTGCCTTGGTTTTGCTGCCGACGTAAGATGGCGCCCAAGGCTCGATACAAACGTCTCGCCCAGGAACTCAGTGTTGACCCCGACTGGCCCCCAAAGCCGACCACGACCACTGAGGCCATGCCCCGCCCAGAAAATGGATCCAGCTATCAAATAATGGTTGACTGCTAG
- the atp13a3 gene encoding polyamine-transporting ATPase 13A3 isoform X2, with the protein MEKEDLKILNKGGEEEMELQGYHLCRWRLVLVGLGVLCTGGFLLLLLYWMPEWCVKCTCTRTSVRDADVILLRSTDDFRHWFLARVRVMLAPGSNPFYSLDTQTTSPPSPKCPFSSLPSPSLANRNTSHPSTGSPAQELISKFVDYQPTQIRYFTFHSAKYYWNDAMQNFEVLTGMEDLQVTCSTLHSEHSAGLTRNQQEYRKLFFGVNEIAVKVPSLFKLLIKEVLNPFYIFQLFSVILWSADEYYYYAVAIVIMSVISIATSLYTIKKQYVMLHDMVATHSIVRVSVCRSNDEIEEILSTDLVPGDLMVIPSNGTIMPCDAVLVSGTCIVNESMLTGESVPVTKTNLPNPFHGDGGDEADCPYNTEEHKRHTLFCGTNVIQTRFYTGELVKAVVVRTGFSTAKGQLVRSILYPKPTDFKLYHDAYIFLFCLVGVAAIGFIYSIALSIIHEVPAKTIIIESLDIVTITVPPALPAAMTAGIVYAQRRLKNLRIFCISPQRINICGQINLVCFDKTGTLTEDGLDLWGVQRVDNGSFFLSEENAYKENLVKSQFVACMATCHSLTKIDGQLSGDPLDLKMFEATGWILEEATEEETSLHNRIMPTVVRPPKQLLPPEPVTSPEQDMELYELSSAYEIGIVRQFPFSSTLQRMSVVARLLGEKCMDAYMKGAPEVVASLCKKETVPENFAEVLEGYTKQGFRVIALAHRRLESKLTWHKVQNVNRDHLEAKMDFLGLIIMQNKLKAETAGVLHDLHKARIRTVMVTGDNMLTAISVARDCGMIPPQDTVIIADALPPHNGQTAKITWRYADKPALTTRLGEVNISLEDVCHEDALKRKERYHFAMNGKSFAVIEEHFPDMLHKLMLHGTVFARMAPDQKTQLIEILQDVDYYVGMCGDGANDCGALKRAHGGISLSELEASVASPFTSKTPNISCVPSLIREGRAALITSFCVFKFMALYSIIQYISVTLLYSILSNLGDFQFLFIDIAIILLIVFTMSLNAAWKELVSCRPPSGLISAPLLLSVITQILICLGFQIFTFLLVKQQPWYTVWEPITDVCNQSSYINKSDLNDTEVDDHNIQNFENTSIFYVSCFQYLIVAIVFSKGKPFRQPSYKNWPFVLSVASLYAFLLFIMFHPVETIDDFLDIVCVPVEWRVKLFIIILVNATVSVLVEVGFDYSRCKCLPWFCCRRKMAPKARYKRLAQELSVDPDWPPKPTTTTEAMPRPENGSSYQIMVDC; encoded by the exons ATGGAGAAGGAAGATCTGAAGATCCTCAAcaaagggggggaggaggagatg GAGCTCCAGGGGTACCATCTGTGCCGTTGGCGCCTCGTGCTCGTAGGGCTTGGGGTACTGTGTACTGGAGGCTTCCTCCTTCTGCTGTTGTACTGGATGCCAGAATGGTGCGTTAAATGCACCTGCACTCGTACCTCGGTCCGTGATGCTGACGTTATACTGTTGCGTTCCACA gatgaCTTTCGGCACTGGTTCCTGGCCAGAGTACGAGTTATGCTGGCCCCTGGCAGCAACCCCTTCTACAGCCTGGATACCCAGaccacctcccctccttcccccaaATGCCCCTTCTCCTcactcccctctccctctctggccAACAGAAATACCTCCCACCCATCCACTGGGAGCCCTGCTCAGGAGCTCATCAGTAAATTCGTTGACTACCAGCCAACACAG ATTCGCTATTTCACCTTCCACAGTGCAAAATATTATTGGAACGATGCGATGCAGAACTTTGAGGTTTTAAC TGGTATGGAGGATTTGCAGgtcacctgctccaccctccaCTCTGAGCACAGCGCAGGCCTGACCAGGAACCAGCAAGAGTACAG gAAACTTTTCTTCGGGGTGAATGAAATTGCTGTGAAAGTGCCTTCTCTTTTCAAGCTGCTTATCAAAGAG GTCCTGAACCCTTTTTACATCTTCCAGTTGTTCAGTGTGATTTTGTGGAGTGCTGATGAGTACTACTACTATGCTGTGGCCATCGTTATCATGTCAGTCATCTCCATAGCTACCTCGCTGTACACTATCAAAAAG CAATACGTTATGCTCCATGACATGGTGGCAACTCACAGTATTGTCCGTGTGTCTGTATGCAGATCCAATGatg AAATCGAAGAGATTTTGTCTACAGATCTGGTGCCTGGTGATCTAATGGTCATTCCCAGCAATGGCACCATCATGCCCTGTGATGCTGTTTTGGTCAGCGGCACCTGCATTGTTAATGAAAGCATGCTCACAG GCGAGAGTGTTCCTGTGACAAAGACCAACCTTCCAAACCCATTTCACGGAGACGGGGGAGATGAGGCTGACTGTCCCTACAACACAGAGGAGCATAAGAGACACACACTCTTCTGCGGCACCAATGTCATCCAGACCCGCTTCTACACAGGGGAACTTGTCAAGGCTGTAGTAGTCCGCACAG GGTTCAGCACAGCCAAAGGCCAATTGGTGCGCTCCATCCTTTACCCAAAACCTACTGACTTCAAGCTGTATCACGATGCCTACATCTTCTTATTTTGTCTGGTGGGCGTGGCTGCAATAGGCTTTATATACTCCATTGCCCTCAGCATCATTCATGAG GTGCCGGCAAAAACCATCATTATTGAGTCTTTGGATATTGTCACCATCACAGTGCCACCAGCATTGCCAGCAGCTATGACAGCAGGAATTGTCTATGCACAGAGACGCCTCAAAAATCTACGAATTTTCTGCATTAGCCCACAAAGGATCAACATCTGTGGACAAATAAATCTGGTCTGCTTTGATAAG acTGGAACTCTGACAGAAGATGGATTAGACCTCTGGGGAGTCCAAAGAGTTGACAATGGCAG cttcttcctgtcagAGGAAAATGCCTACAAGGAGAATCTTGTGAAGTCCCAGTTTGTGGCTTGTATGGCCACCTGCCACTCACTCACAAAAATAGATGGCCAGCTGTCTGGAGATCCGCTGGACCTCAAAATGTTTGAGGCTACAGGCTGG ATCCTGGAAGAGGCCACAGAAGAGGAAACGTCTCTCCATAACCGCATCATGCCTACTGTAGTTCGACCCCCCAAACAGCTGTTGCCCCCAGAGCCAGTGACGTCCCCAGAGCAAGACATG GAGCTCTATGAACTCTCG TCGGCGTATGAAATAGGCATCGTCCGGCAGTTTCCATTTTCCTCGACGCTCCAGAGGATGAGTGTGGTGGCTCGTCTGCTTGGAGAGAAGTGTATGGATGCCTACATGAAAGGGGCCCCAGAGGTAGTGGCTAGCCTCTGCAAGAAAGAAACAG TGCCTGAAAATTTTGCAGAGGTTCTAGAAGGCTACACCAAGCAGGGATTCAGAGTAATAGCCTTGGCTCATCGTAGGCTTGAATCCAAATTAACCTGGCACAAAGTCCAGAATGTAAACAG GGATCACTTAGAGGCCAAAATGGATTTTCTGGGTCTGATTATCATGCAGAACAAGCTAAAGGCAGAAACAGCAGGGGTGCTGCATGACCTTCACAAAGCACGCATTCGCACAGTCATGGTAACTG GTGACAACATGCTTACAGCCATTTCTGTGGCCCGTGACTGTGGAATGATTCCTCCACAAGATACTGTGATCATCGCTgatgctcttcctcctcataaTGGGCAAACAGCTAAGATCACCTGGAGATATGCAGATAAACCAGCTTTGACAACTCGGCTGGGG GAAGTGAACATTAGTCTGGAGGATGTTTGTCATGAAGATGCACTCAAAAGAAAAGAGCGGTACCACTTTGCTATGAATGGCAAATCCTTTGCAGTAATCGAGGAGCACTTCCCTGACATGCTTCATAAG CTGATGCTGCATGGGACAGTTTTTGCTAGGATGGCTCCAGATCAGAAAACCCAGCTTATTGAAATACTGCAGGATGTAGA CTACTATGTGGGAATGTGTGGCGATGGAGCTAATGACTGTGGG GCACTAAAGAGAGCTCATGGGGGCATCtctctgtcagagctggaggcttCAGTAGCATCTCCCTTCACCTCAAAGACCCCCAACATCTCCTGTGTTCCCAGTCTTATCAG gGAGGGACGTGCTGCTCTTATCACTTCCTTCTGTGTCTTCAAGTTcatggcactgtacagcatcaTCCAATACATCAGTGTGACTCTCCTCTATTCT ATCCTCAGCAACCTTGGAGACTTTCAGTTCCTCTTCATTGATATTGCCATTATCCTCCTTATTGTTTTTACCA TGAGTCTGAATGCAGCATGGAAAGAATTGGTCTCCTGCCGCCCCCCCTCGGGTCTTATCTCAGCACCTTTGCTGCTGTCTGTGATTACACAGATCCTCATCTGTTTAGGCTTCCAGATCTTTACCTTCCTATTGGTTAAACAGCAGCCCTGGTACACAGTGTGGGAACCAATTACAGA TGTCTGCAACCAGTCATCATACATCAACAAATCTGACCTTAACGACACAGAGGTGGACGACCACAACATTCAAAACTTTGAGAACACCAGCATCTTCTACGTCTCCTGCTTCCAGTATCTTATTGTCGCCATTGTTTTCTCAAAGGGGAAACCTTTCCGACAGCCTAGCTACAAAAATT GGCCTTTTGTGCTGTCTGTTGCCAGTTTGTACGCCTTCCTGCTGTTTATCATGTTCCACCCAGTTGAAACCATCGATGATTTCTTAGAT ATTGTCTGTGTACCAGTTGAATGGAGGGTAAAACTCTTCATTATCATCTTGGTCAATGCTACTGTGTCTGTTTTGGTGGAG GTGGGCTTCGACTACTCAAGATGCAAGTGTCTGCCTTGGTTTTGCTGCCGACGTAAGATGGCGCCCAAGGCTCGATACAAACGTCTCGCCCAGGAACTCAGTGTTGACCCCGACTGGCCCCCAAAGCCGACCACGACCACTGAGGCCATGCCCCGCCCAGAAAATGGATCCAGCTATCAAATAATGGTTGACTGCTAG